In Pygocentrus nattereri isolate fPygNat1 chromosome 3, fPygNat1.pri, whole genome shotgun sequence, the DNA window AATTTAAACACAGATTTTTGAAGCTTCTAAAAAAACCTTCCATGTTTGATTTGAAACTTGTGACAGACGTTGTACCATATATTTGACCTTGTAGCAGTTCCACGGTGACTCAGTAGCAAGGCCTATTTCAGAACTGCCACTGCTGTTTCCCATTTCCAACAACCCATTGGTGAGACTGCCAGTTAGAGAGTCACTGGCTCATTGTATTCACAGCCAGTGATGACTTCCAGAAGGACGAGAGTgacatttttttctcacaaatttGGAAATTATGCTGAGTGTTAATCTAACACACtaggccttctcttcagctcttgaagtcctaaccaataggaatGCTCACTTTGATATCTGAAAAGCAGTTCCTAATTGACCAATTTTCCACTCATTTCCATTGCATTTCAAACATTTATCCCTTTGTATCTGTCTAAACTTAACAGTGAAACAAAAGTAGTACTGTAATACTAATGATTCTATTCAATAAAAGGAACTAAAAATTACACACATGGATTTTAAATTCCAAGAAATCATTAGGCTTTCTGTGAAGCCCCTGAGGGTTCCCGTCCAGTCACATAGAagtttttgttcatgtttggGAAAATTATTAGCAAAATTTAAATGTCTGCTAaatttgtatttgcattttaaaaatacatatttgagATGCGCCTATACAGTGCAAAACTGTATGATCattcatattgttttttttaatgaacacttttatatataaatcataTGTAAATTCATAGTAAACTATTGGATACTGTGTATCATTACTTTTACagttctgtaaaaataaaaatacaggagAATACAGTATTTTAATTATAGCTTATTACTGTAGCTGTACTGTAAAATGTAGCTACATCACTGTACTCTTGTGCTCCAGATGAATGTGGAGTCACAGTATGAAGTTATTTTACTGTGATTTATTGATAATTAATGCTCCAGTAAATTGATGTATAGCTAGTATCAGTAATATTGCATTACACTGTATATAAGAGAGGAATCAAATAAGAGAGATCGCAGATCTGCAGTCATACTCTGAGAGGCTTTGTGAAGACAGGTCTAGGCTTTTAATTAATCacagctctctcactctctctttctctctctgtcctgtctctgtgtagtgtgtatgtgggacAGTATCAGTTTTCACTGGTTCTCCTGCATTCGAATGCTTTGTTTGTCATGTGATGCTCTGAGAGCACAAAGAGCACTGTTGGACTTCCCCGTTCGCTCGGGGTGACATGTCTGCAGACAGATAATGTATCAGCCTGCATCATCAGGGACCCGTAAGGCAGGCAGAAGACACCCACCTGCACTTGTGCAAACATTTAGCAGACACGTTGGTGTTTGTGGAGGTTTTGGGGGGATACGCTCTTGTAACTTTCCAGGCAttaggaagaaaagaaaaataaatcccCAGAGCACTGGGTGAATCACATTGTGTGGAGCGGCCAGCAGTGTCTTTCAGCTGTCTGGTGCAGGCTGGTGAGGGGTGAGTGATGAAAACATCAGTGGCTATTTTGGAAAGCAGCTTGGCACAGTTGCCGCTGGCCTGAAGCCCTCTGACCCCGTCCTGCCAGAGCCAGCGAGTTCAACTTCCTGGGGAAATTCCTCCCACGAAAAAATAAGACTTTCACTTGTTCCTCCACTCTTCATTTGAGAAGAGGCCTCAGGCCTGAGAGAAGGCTTCTGCAGAAAAGACTTTCTTTCCAACgggcaataaaaaaaaatttgctgGGAACATGGACTTCCCCTCGTTTAAACTAACAATGGCGTTAGTGGCTTTAGGAGCGTGAGCTGAGAGCTGaataatggagagagagaaagcaggttTAAACTGAAATAATCCCAAAAGGCATCTTGAAATGACAACGCAACCACGTCCATGTAATTCCCCTTTAGCTGTATATATAATTTCCCGTTAAAATACCCAATGTGCTTTTGCCTTCGTTTGTGGTTGGAGTGCTGCTTGGCCTCTCTGTAATGACTTCTGCACTTGCTTGGCAGGGCCTCGGATGAGTGGCATGGGAAGTGGCTCACAATGAGCCTTTACTGAGCCTTCAGCCTGTGGATATCATCAGCTCATGACACATAACCAAGACCGCTTTAGCTTCCATTATTAACCACAGATATTTACAAAGGCCGTACCCTCCAaatctcttgctctttcttctctctcccctcggTATGTGTGTGGTTCGCTGAAAATAAAGTGTATAAAGTGACTCGATTTGTCTCCATTGCATCCGTTACTGAGAAACCCAAAGGAATCTGGACTGGAATTATTACACTCTGTGCTGCCGTTGCAATGCTACAGTTGTGCCACAAGTCTAACTCAGACCACCTACTGAGCCAACCAATTCCATATATTTCCCCTGTTGGATTCCTGATCATTAGCTAGCTCTGTAAAATACCTCCGATTTCTGTGGAAATTTGTGTTTATCAGTAGCAGCGTCATGACTGATACACAACTGTAAATCCAATGTGTTCGGCTGCTGTTTCCTCACCTGAGGGCTTCTTGGAAAAACCCAATACCATGAATGACTAAATATTTAGCCACTGCTTCATGCAGACAGTGCTGCATAGTCCTCCCTCACAAACCCCACACGCAAACACATTTGCAATGTAAATCACCAGACAGTGACGCTTTTAGCTATTTTACTCCAAAGAAGGTGCTAACAATGAGAGCAAAACTCTGCCTCGTACTCAATATCAATGCAAATTCAACAGGGAAGATGCCATTTTTGAGGGGGCTGGGTTTCCTAAAACTCATTAAAATTGACCTTTGATTGTAGCCTGTTTATCTAAACTACTACTATATATAAACACCagtcagccataacattaaaaataacttCCTTCTACACTgtctgttcattttatcagctccactcatcATATAGGTGCACGTAgcagttctacaattactgtctgtttctctcatactttgttagcccccttttagcCTGTTCATCTtttgtcaggacccccacaagaccatcacagagcaggtgctctttcattctaagcactgcagtgatattgaCATGGTAGTGGCATGTTATTGTGTTGCGCTTTTACAactagatcagacacagcagtctggggcagtcgtgggctggagattagggaactggccctgtaactggaaacgttgctggtttgatccccagtgctgacagtacatgactgaagtacccttgagcaagacacctaacccccaattgctcctgggtgctgtggatagggctgcccactgctctggacaagtgtgctcactgcaccctagtgtgtattcactagtgtgtatgtggtgtttcacttcatggatgggttaaatgttaaaaaagtatcattaataataatagtgttgCTGTTCTAGAGTTATTGTGAATCACCGTAAAACTATGGACATTAGATAGGAATATTCTTAAGAGGGAACCTCAAAGCAGCACagtcaatttttattttattttaaggtaCAATTTTTATTGTACCTTTGTATCTACTTACATGGGAATTCaaccatttttaacattttgtggttaagatgtaaacagaatcattcagaatgatttttacatttttaccacCATTAACAGtacatattaaaactcagaaggcacgtGTAAGTTCACACAGTCACTTTCTCTGCACTGAACCACCTCATatcaaaaacactttatttacaaCTAATCCAATTAATGTTTTTACTTAATAATCAAGTTTGAAAATGTGCTGGAATTCACCTTTAACTTACAGCCACAGTAATTGTTAGCTTAATTACCAAATGGTATCCAatttagaaacacacacacacacacacacacacacacacacacacacacacacacacacatcttctaagctgcttctccttctgggccGCAGGAATGTTGAACAATGAAAtacttaatattttatatttatatttattttatacccTTTCTGTCTGGCTTTATGTGTCTTTACAAGCAGTGCATTTACAGAAATGACCACTTACACTCAAATACATAATACGTAACATCAGTATTACAAGTTCAagcattcattttttctgaGGTCCACTTCTAACacttattgtatttttattataaaaaccagtaataatacatttttatatgagtATTTTCCAACCTTTATTTTCCCCTATATATGGGGAACAGGCTGCCCACCTTTGTCTAGTCACACTAGCGCCATCCCTGGGAATcacatgctgagaaaagtgCTAAAGTTTTTATCAAGGCTTCTTCACACAGACCTTTACACAACCTCCTTATCCACCGAAAATGTACAACATCTACCCATTGTGCACTGGATAGCAAAGGTTGAACATTTGaatttgcataataataataataataataagaagaagaagaagaagaaaaataataatgataacaataataataaaaaagaagaaaaagacaaaaatgaagaacaaGAAGACGACTAGTTTAATTCACAATACACAGTAACATAAAGACCAACAGTAGGCAAAAcataatacatgaaaaaaagcTTATTTATGCACTTATTTATTGTTGCAGTAGAAATGACTCCAGTGCTTTATTACCTGTATGCATGAATGAAATGTAATGACCTTTATATGTTCATAAAATGTATACACCATTTATAGTAAGTAATCTACTAACACAGTGACTAACCTGACATTTCTACATCTTTGTCAGTACAATACGAGGAACCCTGAACATCTTTTAACATCTTCCTCAGTTTCTTTGCGATGTTGTGGTGCTGCAAACTTTCCAGCTTCGCTGGTAGCTCCCAAAGCTGATGGTCCTGAgctcttttagtccattcattcaAGCGAGACAGCGCGTCCCGTTTGTTGGAGCCTGACCTCCGATGCCTCTCCTGCATTTCAAGCAAACGGACTAACCTTTTCAGTTTGCCATTTCGCAGCTTTTGGGTGAAGAACATGGGCAAAATGCCTTGGAGTAAAGCTATGCCATCTAGATAGAAACAGAAAGTGGTGAAGAAAGTTCTGACACACAGCACAACCTAATAACAAGCAGGTTGAAGCAGGGGTGTTAAACCCAGCTCCTGAAGGGACACAGGACTGCAGAGATCAATGCTTTTCCTCCTCTAACACAGTGGCTGTGCCTAAGCAGTTAGTGAGAGCAGCATTAATGATTAAAtagagggaaaaaaactaaaactcaGAGCCGTTGAGATGGAATCTTGAATTATGTCATTACGTCTTTAAGGGTTGACATCACAGTTTTAGGCTCAAAGGAAGGTTGGATACTAAAGCAGTTTACATTGCTAGTATGACTGACAGATGGTCTATTCCAAAATGAGTCCTTTTGTATCAGCTCCTAATTGTAACGAGCCCCTATGCTGAGCACTACAAAAGGCTTGAAATAATGTGGACTACACTGTTAAAGAATTTGTGGTTTAAGATCAAACTTGAGTGAATTGAGCTTCTATGTTAACAGATCAAGAATCTATGTTTCACACTTTGTTAACTCATCATTTAAAGCTCAATTACATCAGAATTGTAAGGCAGTCAGGGTCtgtaactatttttttttagttaaaatgccatttttctttatttttttccattttcttccaGTAAAGAACAGTCTGACATTCAGTTTTGGCTTTCAATTGTTTGGGCAAAGTTGTAACAGGCCGAATCAAACGTCCTCACAGATCAACTTTGGTGCATGGGCCACACTTTGTACAGCCTCGCTCTGAAAGAAAATTGCTCAGAAGTTTCCAAAATGACAGAACACCCATGagacctcacacacacacacccctgggTTTATCACGTGACagctttgtaatgaaacatcaCTGGTGATGAAGGGGTTGCATGACTCAGCCTACCTCCATTTCTAAGCTGATTGCAGGACACACACATATCATCGTGCCAGCTGGTCCCCCGAAAGACCTTGAACAGTGAGTCGCTGCAGCCTGTGTGTGGTTTGCACACAGAGTTACCCTCAGAGAACGTCCCTGGCGGGCATCTATCacactctgtgtctgtgtgtgtggtgcctGCAGGGGGGGACAAAATCACAACAATGACTAACAACTAACACAATTGAGTTCAAGTTAAGTGAGACATCAAGTAAAGTGGAATCCTTAAACTTTGTAGCCTTGAGCTTGTTTAGATATTGCTGCCTATGTccttaatatgaataaacattgtTTAGATATTGCTGCCTATGTccttaatatgaataaacattgtTTAGATATTGCTGCCTATGTccttaatatgaataaacattgtTTAGATATTGCTGCGTATGTccttaatatgaataaacattgtTTAGATGTTGCTACATATGTccttaatatgaataaacattgtTTAGATATTGCTGCGTATGTccttaatatgaataaacattgtTTAGATGTTGCTACATATGTccttaatatgaataaacattgtTTAGATGTTGCTACATATGTccttaatatgaataaacattgtTTCGATGTTGCTACATATGTCCTTAATatgaaaaaacattgtttagatATTGCTGCCTATGTccttaatatgaataaacattgtTTAGATGTTGCTACATATGTccttaatatgaataaacattgtTTCAATGTTGCTTCCTATGTCCTTAATatgaaaaaacattgtttagatATTGCTGCCTATGTCCTTAATatgaaaaaacattgtttagatATTGCTGCCTATGTccttaatatgaataaacattgtTTAGATGTTGCTACATATGTccttaatatgaataaacattgtTTAGATGTTGCTGCGCATGTccttaatatgaataaacattgtTTAGATGTTGCTGCGCATGTccttaatatgaataaacattgtTTAGATGTTGCTGCGCATGGACAAcacaggagcactttgtagttccacaattacagtccatctgtttctctgcatactttgtcagCTCCCTGTCACCCTGTTGTtcagagtaggtactatttgggtggtggatcattctcagaactgcagcgacactgacgtggtggtggtgtgttgtgccggtctgagtggatcatacacagcagtactgctggaatttttaaacacatcagtgtcgctgctggactgagaatagtccaccaaccaggaGAACAGcatgaaagggggctaacaaagtatgcagagcaaaagatggactacagtctgtgattgcagaactacaaagtgcacctacatgaTAAGTAGAGCTGATGAAATGGCatttaataaagtgctcagtgtaTATCATCATACACATAAGCATCTAAATCACTAATGGAATATTTTATGTCTGTACAATCAATAGTTGATAGGTTATTAGCAGATTATCAAAAGCAGATGCTGTATTTGGACCTT includes these proteins:
- the LOC108429169 gene encoding tumor necrosis factor receptor superfamily member 6B-like translates to MMLVVVILAALPASAAETPDPPPTFSYEDSAIGRVFRCSLCRPGRHMRAPCTRSEPTKCLPCPSGQYTQYWNYLHRCLPCRAPCEHNQRERHECTPTSDRECECAPGHYWRADQCVRHTRCAPGFGVKRTGTTHTDTECDRCPPGTFSEGNSVCKPHTGCSDSLFKVFRGTSWHDDMCVSCNQLRNGDGIALLQGILPMFFTQKLRNGKLKRLVRLLEMQERHRRSGSNKRDALSRLNEWTKRAQDHQLWELPAKLESLQHHNIAKKLRKMLKDVQGSSYCTDKDVEMSG